A region of the Mytilus galloprovincialis chromosome 1, xbMytGall1.hap1.1, whole genome shotgun sequence genome:
AACAAGACCTCatgcaaataaattttatataaattttaaataatctttTGAATAATCAgaatcatttgaattttaaatgtatacCATTACTTAGCAGGTTTACTCCAGCGTAGCTTGTATTATTATAGCCAATCATAACGCGCCTTGGGGACATCAGATATATAAAGGTATGAAGAGTGTTATTATTCACACTAAACATTTACAGTTAAACATATTCAactatctttttttcaaaatggttttGGAAGTGAGGAATACTAGTGACCAAATAGCAGTTCAGTCAATAGATAAATATGAAGAATCAGTAGATTTTCAAAATAACTGTAGATCGTATTATCTAGATAGAGTTGAAGCAAGTGAAAGTTTTAAGAGGAAGTTAGAGCAAAACAGAGAAAAACCAAAACAGACATCTATGTCAGCAGCTATGGACAGATTACGACAAGAAATGGTAAGTTTACAAACAACTGCTTTCTGTTCAAATATGGCGAGTTATGTCTATACAAATATCTATTTTTAATAAAGATGAAGTATTCTATAATTGCAATTGTTTATTACAAATTTGTTCTGATATTTCATAGCACATTACGCTTTAATATTTCAACCTTGCTTGAAATAAACAAACTTGTGACTGAAATGTAACAACTCTAAGTAtcgttttctttatttttacagaCCTCACTTGTCGACCAAGATCTCTCCCTAATGAGGCAGCTACTGACACTGAATGAAACAATCGAGGAGctaaaaaacaagaggctgtatGGTGTAAGCAAAGATTCTTTAGATGACAGTGCAGGCTACCTGAAAGACAGCACGTGTCATCTGAGTAAGAGTATGTCAACTATGTCACTCAGCAGTCACACCTCTAGTGAATGTAGCAGTTCTATTATGTCGGAggatgacacaga
Encoded here:
- the LOC143049709 gene encoding uncharacterized protein LOC143049709, with the protein product MVLEVRNTSDQIAVQSIDKYEESVDFQNNCRSYYLDRVEASESFKRKLEQNREKPKQTSMSAAMDRLRQEMTSLVDQDLSLMRQLLTLNETIEELKNKRLYGVSKDSLDDSAGYLKDSTCHLSKSMSTMSLSSHTSSECSSSIMSEDDTDIKEYDA